The following are encoded together in the Plasmodium brasilianum strain Bolivian I chromosome 10, whole genome shotgun sequence genome:
- a CDS encoding hypothetical protein (conserved Plasmodium protein), whose amino-acid sequence MHNYNRSILEKIEKKKDLNDILQIKKSRAEKTFCFKDNIDNNSRIVEDFPISGNRRKEMNDEKIYGYKRINNKEVNNKIIEKENMLKSKLYNNSSNLKKKVYYDKLNVTNNNEKEYMKKKNTILNANLNNNYVEKTYFDDYNLVKDRSKFKRLGHFKEENNLSANCAYDDVNNAGSSMNNNTNININDNIVSCNNVSCNNVSYNDISGNDVNGNEVSGNDVNGNNVSGNNIHVNFNKGKMEPSNNEMMMNNIKYGKKNDYITNSNYNKFGKSQNKYIHTDYKDHVMAGGVTPGTTIGAPSSYIQRDKMYHRNVNEMKNNPNIVNNVSNKEIFKNDVIVSNDNQINEEFMEHNNMNDGMLANNVNNEFQRGKNLPKGMVHPKSCTFLAKEQIITLSSKTGGSNNNKISCNNYSSNNNNIISSKYNDDTMMDDERDNNNHSSKYHNSSMKRDMYTNYAVGKNDLNEPPNKNIVDIDSNRKKEYHNFSISTIDSNYSNKNVYEKKIPSKYLGPHLMQRHENSKDIIEEKSMPNDDGKIYPASHINPLERNVPNMPNNIILPEYGHTSEYDYINPAKNNKGSNNNMKYTFRKDGNLHPSDKQRYLERDEIEDMSKNFEYNKNDTTEVSQEFVNDNMNKISHDKRKENFIIENRMSKGNNIIHNSRDKSNIKIKGQYSTPKYNDNSSSNNNNNNSNNNNNNNSNSNSNSNSNSNSNSNSNNDNNNNSNSNSNNNSNSNSNSNNNNNNNSNSNSNSNNNNNNNSNSNSNNNNSNSYSNNNNNKLRKKSNNMDVICSNKNIINYDNLNEEDYHRYCSSDAYGNKNILYENMNDKLHMEKNEYNMRSDKNYEDGNRNRNRNRNVKYKHYPDRIMKRPCHDKLTSYAKESYRNSPNVQTYKNYPPEYFANMGHTLEKDSSYEDHRKETYLSTNYSDINKHEDIRNYQNSYSNDSKSELYIRSISSCRQRCSYIYQILNRKQEASKKKKKSKIGYGKSLVEMYSSAIPINDEVNPYVVKDSPKNNDLYEKLYALIPKSVVEISEFNDITHVTLQSPSPLFINQNKNVKQHIITADYEQKSNDIPNIASCHIPISDESLKESLEKSKESLSVGENDKNLKSIIRGTSLRNKSGSALSVKFKLSKDERNTKLISKNEEKNALMENDDNIDEDKELNKKIEDHILSEELKNLKIDKNVTEKKRASIFDESKSKVRNEKKIDLKNKIVLDSSKVRKATEIKLKKIQHVTGLLEKYDIPNPFEKYSMEPLDYSQLAGKNNYAKLLNLALTVSTNYYKFIVKSMEGAEIKEVFNEKRKNMILKLIALLGNQINAEIKKKFIEANAVAPSKEEELKKEDIIKPKMSAKEKEIKIEEHNLICKYWEKQSECMSLLIKEWNKISEILESISVDPNNIINSLLTLYGEKTVNDFHLSLDEIRRSNIELDVNIDDISIPNIGDASENKFDPSNMTIMNLIQDMKWDVDIEYSLNQIREEWKNENKQNKKLIQKKIVEGIKHRIGLLDYLNRVELNLNAFAKIIEGRMISNDDVRSQLRSMQDLNENGVLSNLLENLENNKMDINADSFKTPTSFFVSHHLPMTICSFSDKSNLDEINEQGENNSNCNGNININKNKDIDKDSDEFNTVENPSSDEQKE is encoded by the exons ATGCATAATTACAATAGAAGCATTTTAGAAAAGatagaaaagaagaaagattTAAACGATATattgcaaataaaaaaaagtagggCAGAGAaaacattttgttttaagGATAATATTGATAACAATTCTAGGATTGTTGAGGATTTTCCAATCAGTGgaaatagaagaaaagaaatgaatGATGAGAAAATATATGGTTATAAAAggattaataataaagaggttaataataaaataatagaaaaagaaaatatgttaaaaagcaaattatataataatagtagtaatttaaaaaaaaaagtatattatgaCAAATTAAATGTTAcgaataataatgaaaaagaatatatgaaaaaaaaaaataccatCTTGAATGCTAATTTAAATAACAATTATGTAGAGAAAACATATTTTGATGATTACAACTTAGTAAAGGACAgatcaaaatttaaaagattaGGTCATTTTAAAGAAGAGAATAATTTAAGCGCTAATTGTGCGTATGATGATGTAAATAATGCTGGTAGCAGCATGAACAACAATACaaacattaatattaatgacAACATAGTGAGTTGTAATAATGTGAGTTGTAATAATGTGAGTTATAATGATATTAGTGGTAATGACGTTAATGGTAATGAAGTTAGTGGTAATGACGTTAATGGTAATAACGTTAGCGGTAATAACATCCacgtaaattttaataaggGCAAAATGGAACCTAGTAATAACGAAATGAtgatgaataatataaagtatggaaaaaaaaatgattacaTAACGAatagtaattataataaatttggaaaaagtcaaaacaaatatattcacACCGATTATAAAGATCATGTAATGGCAGGAGGAGTAACACCAGGAACAACAATAGGAGCACCATCTTCGTATATTCAAAGAGATAAAATGTATCATAGGAATGTAAACGAAATGAAGAACAACCCAAATATTGTTAACAATGTTAGTAATaaggaaatatttaaaaatgatgtAATAGTATCAAATGATAACCAAATAAATGAAGAGTTTATGGagcataataatatgaacgaTGGAATGTTAgcaaataatgtaaataacgAATTTCAAAGAGGTAAAAATTTACCAAAGGGTATGGTACACCCTAAATCATGTACATTTTTAGCAAAAGAGCAAATTATTACGTTATCTTCGAAAACAGGAGGTAGCAACAACAATAAAATTAGCTGCAACAATTATAgcagcaataataataatattatcagTAGTAAATATAATGATGATACTATGATGGATGATGAAAgggataataataatcattcATCGAAATATCATAACTCTAGTATGAAAAGGGACATGTATACTAACTATGCTGTAGGAAAAAATGATTTGAATGAACctccaaataaaaatattgtagaTATAGATAGTAacagaaaaaaggaatatcataatttttccataAGTACAATTGACTCAAATTATTCAAACAAAAAtgtttatgaaaaaaaaattccctCAAAATATTTGGGCCCCCATTTAATGCAAAGACATGAAAATAGTAAGGATATAATAGAGGAAAAAAGTATGCCCAATGATGATGGGAAAATATACCCTGCTTCTCATATTAACCCCCTAGAGAGAAATGTACCAAATATGCCAAACAACATTATACTGCCTGAATATGGGCATACATCAGAATATGACTATATCAATCCTGCGAAAAATAACAAAggtagtaacaataatatgaaGTATACATTTAGAAAAGATGGGAATTTGCATCCATCAGATAAACAAAGGTATTTAGAAAGAGATGAAATTGAGGACATGTccaaaaattttgaatataataaaaatgatacaaCTGAAGTATCACAAGAATTTGTAAAtgataatatgaacaaaatatcCCATgacaaaagaaaagaaaattttataattgaaAATAGAATGTCTAAAGggaataatataattcataatagTAGagataaaagtaatataaagaTTAAAGGTCAATATAGTACAccaaaatataatgataatagtagtagtaataataataataataatagtaataataataataataataatagtaatagcaatagcaatagcaatagcaatagcaatagcaatagtaatagtaataatgataataataataatagtaatagtaatagtaataataatagtaatagtaatagtaatagtaataataataataataataatagtaatagtaatagtaatagtaataataataataataataatagtaatagtaatagtaataataataatagtaatagttatagtaataataataataataaattaagaaaaaaatcaaaCAATATGGATGTTATAtgttcaaataaaaatattatcaattatgataatttaaatgaagaagatTACCATAGATATTGTTCATCTGATGCATATggtaataaaaacatattatatgaaaatatgaatgataaattacatatggaaaaaaatgaatataatatgaGGAGTGATAAGAATTATGAAGATGGAAATAGAAACAGAAATAGAAATAGAAATGtgaaatataaacattatcCTGATAGAATCATGAAGAGACCTTGTCATGATAAATTAACAAGTTATGCAAAAGAAAGTTATAGAAATAGTCCCAATGttcaaacatataaaaattatcctCCTGAATATTTTGCAAATATGGGGCATACCCTTGAAAAGGATTCATCGTACGAAGATCACAGAAAAGAAACTTATCTGAGTACGAACTATTCCG ATATAAACAAGCATGAGGATATTAGAAACTATCAAAACAGCTATTCGAATGATTCTAAGAGTG AGTTGTATATTCGTTCCATTTCCTCGTGCAGACAAAGATGCTCTTACATTTATCAGATTCTCAACAGAAAACAAGAAgcaagtaaaaaaaaaaaaaaaagtaaaataggTTATGGGAAATCCTTAGTTGAAATGTATAGTTCAGCCATTCCGATAAATGATGAAGTCAACCCTTATGTAGTGAAAGATTCaccaaaaaataatgatttatatgaaaaactTTATGCATTAATACCTAAATCAGTAGTTGAAATTAGTGAATTTAATGATATTACACATGTTACTTTGCAATCTCCTTCtcctctttttattaatcagaataaaaatgtaaagcaACATATTATAACCGCCGATTACGAGCAAAAGAGTAACGATATTCCGAATATCGCATCTTGTCATATACCCATATCTGATGAATCGTTAAAAG AATCATTAGAGAAATCGAAAGAATCTTTAAGCGTAGGagaaaatgacaaaaat CTGAAGTCCATTATTAGAGGAACGTCACTGAGAAATAAAAGCGGTTCGGCCCTGAGTGTGAAGTTTAAGCTATCGAAGGATGAAAGAAATACTAAATTAATAAGcaaaaatgaagagaaaaatgcattaatggaaaatgatgataatattgATGAAGAcaaagaattaaataaaaaaatagaagatcATATATTATCAGAagagttaaaaaatttgaaaattgaCAAAAAtgttacagaaaaaaaaagagcttCGATATTTGACGAATCGAAGTCCAAAgtaagaaatgaaaaaaaaattgatttaaaaaataaaattgttctAGACTCAAGTAAAGTTAGAAAAGCAACtgagataaaattaaagaaaattcaGCACGTCACAGGATTATTGGAAAAGTATGATATACCTAACccttttgaaaaatattctatGGAACCACTAGATTACTCTCAACTAGCTGGGAAAAATAATTACGCAAAGTTGTTGAATCTGGCTCTGACA GTTTCAACCAATTACTACaaatttattgtaaaaaGCATGGAAGGGGCAGAAATTAAGGAAGTCTTTAacgagaaaagaaaaaatatgattttaAAGCTAATTGCTTTGTTAGGGAACCAAATAAACgcagaaataaaaaaaaaatttatcgaGGCAAATGCCGTGGCCCCCTCTAAGGAGGAGGAATTA AAAAAGGAAGACATCATAAAGCCCAAAATGAGTgctaaagaaaaagagataaaaatagaagaacACAAtcttatatgtaaatactgGGAAAAACAAAGTGAATGTATGAGCttgttaataaaagaatGGAATAAAATTTCAGAAATTTTGGAATCTATCAGTGTAGATCCTAACAATATCATTAATTCTCTTTTAACATTATACGGAGAAAAAACAGTAAATGATTTTCACTTAAGTTTGGACGAAATAAGAAGATCAAACATAGAATTAGATGTGAACATAGATGACATATCAATACCAAACATTGGAGATGCTtctgaaaataaatttgatCCCTCCAATATGACCATCATGAACTTGATTCaa GACATGAAGTGGGACGTGGATATAGAATATTCACTAAACCAAATAAGAGAGGaatggaaaaatgaaaataaacaaaacaaaaaattaatacagaaaaag ATTGTCGAAGGTATAAAGCACAGAATTGGGTTGTTAGACTACCTAAACAGAGtagaattaaatttaaatgcaTTTGCTAAAATAATTGAAGGAAGGATGATATCTAATGATGATGTACGGAGTCAATTAAGATCAATGCAAGACTTAAATGAAAATGGAGTACTATCAAATTTATTggaaaatttagaaaataataagatGGACATAAATGCTGATTCATTTAAAACACCAacttccttttttgtttcgCACCACCTGCCCATGACAATCTGTTCATTCAGTGATAAGTCAAATCTTGACGAGATAAATGAACAGGgagaaaataatagtaattgTAATGGCAATATCAATATTAATAAGAACAAAGATATTGACAAAGATTCTGATGAATTTAATACAGTTGAAAATCCAAGCAGTGATGAGCAAAAGGAATAA
- a CDS encoding hypothetical protein (conserved Plasmodium protein): MNNLIKRKYGSVLKLISFMCLYSCIKNLLTNIVSKDENSTTKSDLYVQGYNWNILEKWKSMSPMEKLEYKINYNIGLNIDAEIGDFGDYNSDVKTDLILFKYDKNKLVSTIYIYIFSVQENKFVYHTEVSFEGKVMNVTAIDLNFDGSLDILVLFKDPKDNSKNNKYYICAFVQNENDQLEEFWNSKKKEIGNEKISEKEDEESIYFTTIHPLVCDINNDGLPDLIGQQSGKLDGFSRFIWINKKNEFKSILWKSMNIFDYSDLGEITNPNSSAIVDINGDCKSDLVFTVYNKNDFKNVYLEIWINKIVDGKSKYVKNAKNYGLPLNSMQVLFGDFNGDGAIDIVVPACVKSSFCNYCCVNDDKIYFIPNIQKNICDNSWKKPDESKCRLPSNLCSESDFHFMEIRNEDFVSVVDTTGLHLLGDADYPNYLSVGDIDDDGYLDLLITLKNDKGQKYVRIYKNEQKTHYEENNIDIRGFYNFYQFVTSPGESVADVYSAAFFDIFENGVLDILIFGKYRSTNKQTKYAAVGFIRNNETDSLFLKSTALNGICVNDCYKEKDKITTKTLGGNAHGPTFKITVIDVNGVKSSRIGIQKSQSAHFPLQLPYVLFGLGRTSNYVEEFYVGMPTHEQKYFNMWVSIIPNSHIIVIPYPLDNSNKWQIQLSVNPSKKFYSIIYITLICLTVIGILIFILDRKEKIEDSKEEMGFKSHFVIG, encoded by the coding sequence ATGAATAACCTAATAAAACGCAAGTATGGAAGTGTGTTAAAATTAATCTCGTTTATGTGCTTATATAGCTGTATTAAAAACCTTCTTACAAATATAGTAAGTAAAGATGAAAACAGTACCACTAAATCAGACTTGTATGTGCAAGGATATAATTGGAATATCCTAGAAAAGTGGAAATCTATGAGTCCTATGGAAAAgttagaatataaaataaattacaatatTGGACTAAACATAGATGCAGAAATAGGCGACTTTGGAGATTACAATTCGGATGTAAAAACagatttaatattatttaaatatgataaaaataaactagttagtactatatatatatatatatttagcgtacaagaaaataaatttgtgtACCATACAGAAGTCTCTTTTGAAGGGAAAGTTATGAATGTTACAGCTATTGACCTTAATTTTGATGGTTCTTTAGAcattttagttttatttaaagATCCAAAggataatagtaaaaataataaatattacatttgCGCATTtgtacaaaatgaaaatgatcaATTAGAAGAATTTTGGAATtctaaaaagaaagaaattgggaatgaaaaaatatcagagaaagaagatgaagagagtatttattttactactATACATCCCTTAGTATgtgatattaataatgatGGTTTACCTGATCTTATAGGGCAGCAGTCAGGTAAACTTGACGGTTTTTCACGTTTTATTtggattaataaaaaaaatgaatttaaaagtattttatGGAAAAGTATGAACATATTTGATTACTCAGATTTAGGGGAAATTACTAATCCTAATTCTAGTGCTATAGTAGATATTAATGGAGATTGTAAATCGGACTTAGTATTTactgtatataataaaaatgactttaaaaatgtatatctAGAAATTTGGATAAACAAAATAGTAGATGGAAAAAGTAAGTATGTAAAAAATGCAAAGAATTATGGACTTCCACTTAATTCTATGCAAGTTTTATTTGGAGATTTTAATGGAGATGGTGCTATTGACATTGTAGTTCCTGCATGTGTAAAAAGTTCCTTTTGTAACTACTGTTGTGTTAatgatgataaaatatattttattccaaATATCCAAAAAAACATATGTGATAATTCATGGAAAAAACCAGATGAAAGTAAATGTAGACTACCATCAAATTTATGTTCAGAAAgtgattttcattttatggAAATACGCAATGAAGATTTTGTTTCAGTAGTAGATACAACTGGTTTACATTTACTAGGTGATGCAGACTATCCTAATTACCTAAGTGTTGGTGATATAGATGATGATGGATATTTAGATCTACTAATAACtttgaaaaatgataaaGGACAAAAATAcgtaagaatatataaaaatgaacaaaaaacacattatgaagaaaataatatagatataagaggtttttataatttttatcaattcGTAACTTCTCCAGGAGAGTCAGTTGCAGATGTATACAGTGCAGCCTTCTTtgatatttttgaaaatggggtattagatatattaatatttggAAAATACCGAAGTACtaataaacaaacaaaatatgCTGCAGTTGGGTTTATACGAAATAATGAAACAGATTCACTCTTCTTAAAATCAACAGCATTGAACGGAATTTGTGTTAATGACtgttataaagaaaaagataaaattacgACAAAAACGTTAGGAGGTAATGCACATGGAcctacatttaaaataacagTAATTGATGTAAATGGTGTTAAGTCAAGTAGAATAGGAATACAGAAAAGTCAGTCAGCGCATTTCCCTCTTCAACTTCCATATGTTTTATTTGGATTAGGTAGAACAAGTAATTATGTAGAAGAATTTTATGTAGGGATGCCAACACATGagcaaaaatatttcaatatgTGGGTCTCAATTATACCAAATTCTCATATCATTGTCATTCCTTACCCATTGGATAATTCAAACAAGTGGCAAATACAACTTTCTGTTAACCCTTCGAAGAAATTTTActcaattatttatattacccTTATTTGTTTGACCGTAATTGGTATACTTATCTTTATCCTAGACAGGAAGGAAAAGATTGAGGATTCTAAAGAGGAAATGGGTTTCAAGAGTCATTTCGTTATaggttaa
- a CDS encoding nucleolar preribosomal GTPase: MVKLKKVSKRQTLKQKYAIIKKVAAHKRKLKKIIKKTNIHNRRTTKRSLKIPECIFKKNILNNIKLLSLNKKNKNKEEEKCKEVKIDYYDDCTLKNVKYQLDMLSKGDEQGILSENVNKYAADNLNDEDLCITERYSEISTFYEYLELEFCEKMKLFEKAKGKSYTKLNEKYMFIDILLEVIKNCDILFYLVDVRNPLIYVDKDIIDFIHFCKKEVIIVLNKCDLVDNAIIQQWLVYFRKNFITIPFISFSKKYPIYLANNNKSATKVSEGNFSNLANGNSSKLCIKNVIKKFFNKHIKITYGVIGNIYTGRSSFMQTLLNEFSYPKIMQKHVDINVDHNINIYTKRGLILKKNLNGIELIKKLHALSHKEKLTLLSDFLLNLSGKNFKTILKILNEDKILDKYQNSFVGIKLDKEQKKEIKKEIIQHLFLSDQKEHLKKDINFDNMKKLYNKIFLNKVPYYIIPKTQLTCVSSNNHDEYNIIRQFDNIKDEIYHKIDEFIFSQKKKFKNYIIVKSDMFNFYN; encoded by the coding sequence atGGTCAAGTTAAAGAAAGTAAGCAAGAGGCAAACCCTAAAACAGAAATATgccattataaaaaaagttgcAGCTCATAAgaggaaattaaaaaaaattataaaaaaaacaaatattcataatagaAGGACTACGAAAAGGTCATTAAAAATTCCAGaatgtatatttaagaaaaatatactgaataacataaaattattgtctttaaataaaaaaaacaaaaacaaagaGGAAGAAAAGTGTAAAGAAGTTAAAATAGATTATTATGATGACTGTACTTtgaaaaatgtgaaatatCAATTAGATATGTTATCAAAAGGAGATGAACAGGGTATCCTTAGTGAAAATGTAAACAAATACGCTGCTGACAATTTAAACGACGAGGATCTGTGCATTACGGAACGTTATTCAGAAATATCAACCTTTTATGAATATCTTGAACTAGAATTCTGCGAAAAGatgaaattatttgaaaaggCTAAAGGAAAAAGTTACACGaagttaaatgaaaaatatatgtttattgaTATCTTATTAGAAGTGATAAAAAACTGTGATATACTGTTTTACCTTGTTGATGTAAGAAACCCTTTAATTTATGTAGACAAAGATATAATTGATTTCATACATTTCTGTAAAAAGGAAGTAATAATCGTTTTAAATAAATGCGATTTAGTAGACAATGCAATAATACAACAATGGTTAGTTTACTttcgtaaaaattttataacaatCCCTTTCATATCTTTTTCTAAGAAATACCCAATCTATTTAgcaaataataacaaatcaGCCACAAAAGTATCAGAAGGAAATTTTAGTAATTTAGCTAATGGTAATAGCAgtaaattatgtataaaaaatgttataaaaaaattctttaacaaacatattaaaattactTACGGTGTTataggaaatatatatacaggcAGAAGTAGCTTCATGCAAACCTTATTAAATGAGTTTAGTTACCCAAAAATTATGCAGAAACATGTGGATATCAACGTTGATcataacattaatatatatacaaaacgTGGActgattttaaaaaaaaatttaaacggAATTGAGTTAATTAAAAAGTTACATGCACTAAGtcataaagaaaaattaaccCTTTTAAGTgactttttattaaatttaagtggaaaaaattttaaaactattttgaaaattttaaatgaagaTAAAATTCTTGATAAGTACCAAAATTCTTTTGTTGGTATTAAACTGGACAAggagcaaaaaaaagaaattaaaaaagaaattattcaACATCTTTTTCTGTCAGATCAAAAAGAACATTTAAAGAAAGATATTAATTTtgataatatgaaaaagttatacaataaaatatttttaaataaagtgCCTTATTACATAATTCCAAAAACGCAATTAACATGTGTGAGTTCAAACAATCAcgatgaatataatattatcagACAGTTCGATAACATCAAAGATGAAATTTATCACAAAATTgatgaatttatattttctcaaaaaaaaaaatttaaaaattatatcattgTCAAAAGTgatatgtttaatttttacaattaa
- a CDS encoding apicoplast TIC22 protein: MCLLILLYAYLVNSAKLLKVNNSLKNGVNVLVTNKEFHKKRLYEGRLCLLKNRINLFFWKKKYHERSIEEKLNPIPVYILTNYSNSPYIFHENDKQVCYMFLCPYDAENMLKEIIKSNSIKNVNNIKIHSINMQKAYELIKEFLNLKNLEKKNVDSKKNYVYWKLMPSKRQVQNALIYLSFKKKSELVFPIFYVDGFYIHRHANAIVPLFFDVEDLKNAVEKVSMKNYKIKVINFVDLILSDNHKSFGFIPSSKSLEYLDKLNKIEVSLALLICL, encoded by the exons ATGTGTTTGCTCATTTTGCTGTATGCATACTTGGTAAATTCagcaaaattattaaaagtgAATAATAGTCTTAAAAATGGTGTAAATGTACTAGTTACAAATAAAGAATTTCACAAGAAAAGGCTATATGAAGGTAGGTTATGCTTGCTGAAGAATAGAATCAATctatttttttggaaaaagaaatatcatGAAAGATCTATAGAAGAAAAACTAAATCCTATACCAGTATacattttaacaaattatagTAACTctccatatatatttcatgaaaatgataaacaagtatgttatatgtttttatgtcCATATGATGCtgaaaatatgttaaaagaaataataaaaagtaacagtataaaaaatgtaaataatattaaaatacacagcataaatatgcaaaaagcatatgaattaataaaagaatttttaaatttaaaaaatttggaaaagaaaaatgttgattctaaaaaaaattatgtatattggAAGTTAATGCCATCGAAGAGACAAGTACAAAATGCACTAATctatttatcttttaaaaagaaaagtgaATTAGTGTTtccaattttttatgtagaCGGGTTTTATATTCATCGGCATGCAAATGCCATCGTTCCTTTGTTCTTTGACGTAGAGGATTTGAAGAATGCAGTTGAAAAAGTTTCCATGAAGAACTACAAAATTAAGGTCATCAATTTTGTCGATCTCATACTTTCG gaCAATCACAAGTCTTTCGGTTTCATACCTAGTTCTAAGAGTTTGGAATATTTAGacaaattaaacaaaatag AAGTCTCATTGGCACTGCTAATTTGTCTTTGA
- a CDS encoding peptidyl-prolyl cis-trans isomerase, whose translation MFTLCKGYSDDEEEETNLINTISEKKKSLEEKISYYKLKGKVERGHITIYTNLGEFEIELYWYHSPKTCLNFYTLCEIGYYDNSIFHRVIPDYIIQGGDPTGTGKGGKSIYGEYFEDEINKELKHTGAGILSMSNNGPNTNSSQFFITLCPLPHLDGKHTIFARVSKNMTCIENIASVQTTATNKPIFDVKILRTSTAVKVD comes from the coding sequence ATGTTCACATTGTGTAAAGGTTACAGTGATGACGAAGAGGAAGAAACAAACCTCATTAATACCATTTccgaaaagaaaaaatctctagaagaaaaaatttcgtattataaattaaaaggaaaagtaGAAAGAGGCCATATAACAATATACACGAATTTAGGAGAATTTGAAATAGAATTGTACTGGTATCACAGTCCGAAAAcatgtttaaatttttatacattatgtGAAATTGGCTATTATGATAATTCAATATTTCATAGAGTTATACCTGACTATATCATACAAGGTGGAGACCCAACGGGAACAGGAAAAGGTggaaaaagtatatatggggaatattttgaagatgaaataaataaagaattaaaacATACGGGAGCTGGTATACTAAGTATGTCCAACAATGGCCCCAATACAAATTCTTCTCagttttttataacattatgTCCTTTACCTCATTTAGATGGGAAACACACTATTTTTGCCAGGGTCAGTAAAAATATGACTTGTATAGAAAATATTGCGTCTGTCCAAACAACTGCAACTAACAAGCCAATTTTTGACGTGAAAATTTTGCGAACATCAACAGCTGTAAAAGTGGATTAA
- a CDS encoding hypothetical protein (conserved Plasmodium protein) — protein MIEDENLSLESFKKLKELEEKLNEKTKNRDKKKKDEKNSVKNFMQLKSLEYSLPLKFKKKIKSMKINKLKDLKKLAVTKKKRFFIKILDNKDIKGKKKQK, from the coding sequence ATGATAGAAGATGAGAATTTAAGCTTGGAgtctttcaaaaaattaaaggagctggaagaaaaattaaatgaaaaaacaaaaaatagggataagaaaaaaaaagatgaaaaaaactcggtaaaaaattttatgcagCTTAAATCATTAGAGTATTCATTACCATTAAAattcaagaaaaaaataaaatccaTGAAGATTAACAAACTGAAGGATCTGAAAAAGCTAGCTGTTACTAAAAAGAAGagattttttataaaaatattagataataaagatatcaaaggaaaaaagaaacagaAATGA